The Cognatishimia activa nucleotide sequence TTTGGTCCGGCGTGAACCGCACACATCATACCAGCAGCGCCAGCGCCCAAAACTATTGTGTTCCACGTCATAGATGCGCTCTGCCTGACATCGCCGAAAGCGTCAAGAGAGAGCAAAATTCCGCTCAGTTTTCGTTGTTACGAAAGCGATAAGAAACTGCTGAGAAACTGTCATGAATCCAAATCAAACAGAGGGCCTCTAACGACCCAGCCAACGCGGAGTATGATTATGCGTGAGCACGATAACGACGACCTTTCCTTTGATGATTTTGACGAGCTGCGCGACCCGCGCCCGGACAACAACGGTTTTGACGCAGTGGTTGAAGCGGCGATCTCTCGTCGTGGCTTCCTTGGTGGCGTACTGGCATTCGGTTCCGGTGCGGCTGCGATGGGCACAACCTTTCTGGCATCCGAAGCGCAGGCTGTGACAGCAAACCGTTTTGGCTTCACACCAATCCCGACATCCACTGAAAACACCATCACATTGCCTGAAGGCTATGAGTGGGAAACTGTTGTGCGCTGGGGTCAGCCATTGTGGTCTGGCGTTGAAGACGTTGATCAGGCAACCGGCGGCACTGCGGAAACCCAGGCGATGTCATTCGGTGACAACACAGACGGTATGGCAGTCTTCGCGAAAGGCGATCGTCAGATCCTGGCTGTGAACAACGAATACATCCAGAACAAAGTCCTGCTGAAAAACCGTGAAGATGGTAAGGCTATCAACGCGGCTGACATCCAGAAGATGAAAAATGCCCACGGCATTTCCATCCTTGAGATCGAAGAAGGTGCGAACGGCTGGGCTCCGGTCCTGGATTCCGAATACAACCGCCGTATCACCATCGACACACCAATGGAACTGACAGGCCCGCTGGCAGGTCATGACATGGTGAAAACCGATGCCGATCCAGAAGGCAAGATCGTTCTTGGCACTTGGAACAACTGCGGCAATGGCGAGACTCCATGGGGCACATATCTGACCTGTGAAGAGAACTTTAACGGCTACTTCGGTTCCGCGGATGAGAACCAAGAGCTGCCGGCAGAGTTCAAGCGTTACGGCATCAAAACCTCTTCTCGCTATGGCTTTGAAAAGTTCGACGCGCGTTTTGATCTATCCAAGAACATCAACGAACCTAACCGTCACGGTTACATCGTTGAAATCGACGCGACAGACCCAACAT carries:
- a CDS encoding PhoX family protein yields the protein MREHDNDDLSFDDFDELRDPRPDNNGFDAVVEAAISRRGFLGGVLAFGSGAAAMGTTFLASEAQAVTANRFGFTPIPTSTENTITLPEGYEWETVVRWGQPLWSGVEDVDQATGGTAETQAMSFGDNTDGMAVFAKGDRQILAVNNEYIQNKVLLKNREDGKAINAADIQKMKNAHGISILEIEEGANGWAPVLDSEYNRRITIDTPMELTGPLAGHDMVKTDADPEGKIVLGTWNNCGNGETPWGTYLTCEENFNGYFGSADENQELPAEFKRYGIKTSSRYGFEKFDARFDLSKNINEPNRHGYIVEIDATDPTSTPKKRTALGRFKHENAEVVLASDGRVVVYMGDDERGEFLYKFVSEDMYVEGGDTDGLLSEGQLYVAKFNDDLTGEWLALTPEATGMTEAEICLHTRVAGSKVGATTMDRPEWVAVNPLRVEAYCALTNNKNRGLKPNAGGDETPVGGPNPREANKYGQIVRWRPTGGEHTDDAFTWDLYVMAGNPKVHPEGPLAGSDNVNEGNMFNSPDGMVFDSKGLLWIQTDGNFKNEGDFEGQGNNQMLIGDPATGEIVRFMTGPNKCEVTGLCFSLDRRTAFVGIQHPAADFPDGPGTLPRSCVVAVKRTDGGLVG